From Amycolatopsis sp. YIM 10, the proteins below share one genomic window:
- a CDS encoding ornithine carbamoyltransferase: MTELITAPAKLARNLLSLNDLGEDDLQYLVSRGAAHAAGADAGSPLDGKIVGVYFEKTSTRTRTAFSSGALRLGARLITYGPGDLQTNTGETLADTGCVLASMLDLLVARTTLSADRLGELAGHGTMPVINAMNVEEHPTQGLTDLTTLFCHFERISGLRVLYVGEGNNTAAALALGLTRFAGTRLELRTPAGYGLARPIAATAAEQAARYGSSITERHDMDLLPGGFDVIYTTRWQTTGTAKADRNWRERFAPFTVHAGLWDDNPEAVFLHDLPAHRGEEVAAEVLDGPMSLAFAQAQHKLHSAMAVLEWCAGGIR, from the coding sequence ATGACCGAGCTGATCACCGCACCGGCCAAGCTGGCCAGGAACCTGTTGTCCCTCAACGATCTCGGAGAGGACGACCTCCAGTACCTGGTCAGCCGGGGCGCGGCGCACGCGGCCGGTGCCGACGCCGGCTCCCCGCTCGACGGCAAGATCGTCGGCGTCTACTTCGAGAAGACCTCGACCCGCACGCGCACCGCCTTCTCCAGCGGGGCATTGCGCCTCGGCGCGCGGCTGATCACCTACGGGCCGGGGGACCTGCAGACCAACACCGGGGAGACGCTGGCCGACACCGGCTGCGTGCTCGCCTCGATGCTGGACCTGCTGGTGGCCAGGACCACGCTGTCCGCCGACCGGCTCGGCGAACTGGCCGGGCACGGCACGATGCCGGTGATCAACGCGATGAACGTGGAGGAGCACCCCACCCAAGGGCTGACCGACCTGACCACGCTGTTCTGCCACTTCGAGCGGATCAGCGGGCTGAGGGTGCTCTACGTCGGCGAGGGCAACAACACCGCGGCGGCGCTGGCGCTGGGCCTGACCCGGTTCGCCGGGACCCGGCTGGAACTGCGCACGCCGGCGGGATACGGGCTGGCCAGGCCGATCGCGGCCACCGCCGCCGAGCAGGCCGCCCGGTACGGCTCGTCGATCACCGAACGGCACGACATGGACCTGCTGCCCGGCGGGTTCGACGTCATCTACACCACGCGCTGGCAGACCACCGGCACCGCCAAGGCGGACCGGAACTGGCGCGAGCGGTTCGCGCCGTTCACCGTGCACGCCGGGCTGTGGGACGACAATCCGGAGGCGGTGTTCCTGCACGACCTGCCCGCCCACCGCGGCGAGGAGGTCGCCGCCGAGGTGCTGGACGGGCCGATGAGCCTGGCCTTCGCGCAGGCCCAGCACAAGCTGCACAGCGCCATGGCCGTGCTCGAGTGGTGTGCCGGCGGGATTCGATGA
- a CDS encoding MFS transporter encodes MTRPTVPSSPTEATTPDRGLRGNREFLLLWSGAGLSFLGSRLSAFAYPLIVLWATGSAASAGLIAFAAQLPYLLVQLPAGVAVDRFDRRRLLIVCDLGRLIAVGSIPLGMIFAGLNLWHLAVVAFVEGAFTVVYRITERAALPSVVPEKHLTTAMSRNEAREQAAGLLGQPGAGVLSAITQWFPFLATAVLHAFSLGTVLMIKKKLQAEPVAAEPRKPLAALMEGLRWMAGHRFARAAAGLIAVSNLLFQVLMLTVLEIVRQDGGSQTVAALVSVVSGIGGVLGALGATFWIRRISLPALVIGANALWAVLVPTTLLAGDPVLLGAVYGLMSYVGAVWTVGVSAYLVQIVPDRLRGRVTSVATLLAYGPLAFGSLLGGFALTALGVTGTVLAVGGVMGVLTLLAAASPGVRSLSR; translated from the coding sequence ATGACCCGGCCCACCGTTCCCTCCTCACCCACCGAGGCCACCACGCCGGATCGCGGGCTGCGCGGGAACCGGGAGTTCCTGCTGCTGTGGTCCGGTGCCGGGCTGTCCTTCCTCGGTTCGCGGCTGAGCGCCTTCGCCTATCCGCTGATCGTGTTGTGGGCCACCGGATCCGCGGCTTCGGCCGGGCTGATCGCGTTCGCCGCGCAACTGCCCTACCTGCTGGTGCAGCTGCCCGCCGGGGTGGCGGTGGACCGCTTCGACCGGCGGCGGCTGCTGATCGTCTGTGATCTCGGCAGGCTGATCGCGGTCGGCAGCATCCCGCTGGGCATGATCTTCGCCGGGCTGAACCTGTGGCACCTGGCGGTGGTCGCCTTCGTCGAGGGCGCGTTCACCGTGGTGTACCGGATCACCGAGCGCGCGGCGCTGCCCAGTGTGGTGCCGGAGAAGCACCTGACCACGGCGATGTCGCGCAACGAGGCCAGGGAGCAGGCGGCCGGGCTGCTCGGCCAGCCGGGCGCCGGGGTGCTCAGCGCGATCACCCAGTGGTTCCCGTTCCTGGCCACCGCCGTGCTGCACGCCTTCTCGCTCGGCACGGTGCTGATGATCAAGAAGAAGCTGCAGGCCGAACCGGTCGCGGCCGAACCGCGGAAACCGCTGGCCGCGCTGATGGAGGGACTGCGGTGGATGGCGGGGCACCGGTTCGCCCGCGCCGCCGCCGGGCTGATCGCGGTGAGCAACCTGCTGTTCCAGGTGCTGATGCTGACCGTGCTGGAGATCGTCCGCCAGGACGGCGGCTCGCAGACCGTGGCGGCGCTGGTGTCGGTGGTCAGCGGGATCGGCGGGGTGCTCGGTGCGCTCGGCGCCACCTTCTGGATCCGCCGGATCTCCTTGCCGGCACTGGTGATCGGGGCGAACGCGCTGTGGGCGGTGCTGGTGCCGACCACGCTGCTCGCCGGGGACCCGGTGCTGCTCGGCGCGGTGTACGGGCTGATGTCCTACGTCGGCGCGGTGTGGACCGTGGGGGTGAGCGCGTACCTGGTCCAGATCGTGCCGGACCGCCTGCGCGGCCGGGTGACCAGCGTGGCCACCCTGCTGGCCTACGGGCCGCTCGCGTTCGGTTCGCTGCTGGGCGGGTTCGCGCTGACCGCGCTCGGGGTGACCGGGACCGTGCTGGCCGTCGGCGGGGTGATGGGCGTGCTGACGCTGCTCGCCGCCGCGAGTCCGGGAGTGCGTTCGCTTTCCCGGTGA
- a CDS encoding non-ribosomal peptide synthetase, translating into MTMQETELYREELVRRRMAGSAAGNRMSIGHADRGAPLRLSFGQRQQWFLNRLDPGSPEYLVPLALRLRGALDTGALRRVWTELVARHEILRTRYELSGTEPVQLVDPPTDPQWSEIEVSGEAAALARAGQEALRPFDLANEHPLRLTLLRIGEQDHLLLAVFHHIASDEVSQEVLLNELGALYMAFSAGLPSPLPPPAVQYADFAAWQRDFFSEDAIEQHLWYWRDQLADLPRLELPTDHPRPPVRGWRGAGVPVTIPVQIADRMRELARAADATPFMVLLTAFQCLLARYTGQDDVTVGTVVSGRSHPELEGLLGYVMNTLALRMRITGEPSFEDMLARNRVTVLEALDRQAVPFGRLVDELQPERDLSVTPLFQVAFTLHALPELGGELAGVRAEYVDLEWQVAKFDLALRLAELPDGSIGGQVEYATDLFDEATARRLAGHYSRLLESIAAAPGTGVHELDVLTADERALLIRQAGRADPDPVSRCLHEVFAETAARLPDAVAVSCDGDELTYAELDRRANRLAHHLRALGAAPETLVGVCLDRGHDLVPTLLGVTKSGAGYLPLDPAYPADRLRFMLDDAAAPLVVTTAAHLDLVREVHSGRIVVLDGEDAAALAAAPETEPEPLSGPENLAYVIYTSGSTGKPKGVCVTHANVHGLLTAAQLHYGFGADDSWSMFHSYAFDVSVWEMWGALLHGGKLVVVPFTVSRSPDEFLDLLVRERVTVLSQTPSAFRSLIAAAESDDPRLADLALSAVVFAGEKLEQRELAPWVKRFGMSRPALINMYGITETCVHSTFYALTEDDLAPGAGNPVGHPLDGERIHLLDRHGNLVPTGMAGEMHVGGHGVARGYLGRPELTAERFVPDPFGVPGGRIYRSGDLARRLPDGSLEFLGRIDHQVKLRGFRIELGEIAAALSEHPAVRDAVVVLREDTPGDKRLVAYVVGESDPAELRALVAKSLPDYMVPAAYVALDRIPLTTNGKLDRRALPEPDGAAVRAAGEVTPPRTVTEARMAAIWRDALDTGTLGVHDGFFEIGGDSIRAVALVGALRTAGFDVSVRDIFEYRTVAQLAAFCDERSAPAPIDTPVEPFELISAEDRALVPDGVTDAYPMSQVQTGMLVEMLAGGSDNIYHNISSFQVKDDQPFSFDALREAASLVVERHEILRTSLHASEFSVPMQLVHAEAPISVGVRDLRGQDERAQQTALRKFTAAERAALFDLAKPPLIRLFAHVVDNGWWISITECHAVLEGWSFHSLLMEILTAYGRLREGRDPELAALPEVRYADFISAELASLESAEDRGYWRELVARQPKMELPQAWKDPEPGLPYRIDLPCADLVDGLRGLATSLGVSIKSVWHAAYLKVMSMLTDQEAFSTGLVCDTRPELLGADRVFGMYLNTVPFGFDRSASTWRELIQSTFAGQTELWPHRRFPLPEMHREAGAADRLIDTFFIYLDFHVVDLGLVDGDTVIDDSPNEFGLTMGVMGDRLMVHARTDVLRRADGDRLAAMYRAVLESMIADPDADARQACLPAGERELVLHTWNRTERPLDSEGLIERVRKVARRQPDAVAVSDDRETLTYAQLMGRASAISGQLPDAGPDLLVAVLADPGARFVSAVLGVLGAGAAYIPLDTAAPEARTARLLTDSQAKFVLVTPEHAGHAARAADTGAQILVLSDDEHEEWARPRGEEYDLAYVLYTSGSTGAPKGAMVHRRGMVNHLLAKVEDLDLTGADSVVQNAPLTFDVSVWQMLAALLTGGRVRVVTPACAADPAALFGTVEDEEISVLEVVPSLLRAALDDWDSGAAVPGLASLRWLVVTGEALPPELCTRWFARFPGIPMVNAYGPTECSDDVTHAVITEPLPEGAQLVPIGRAIRNTQLYVLDGHRRPTPIGVPGELYVGGDGVGHGYLADPERTAQAFVPDPFVGKGLLYRTGDRVRYRPDGQLEFIGRRDNQVKIRGQRVELGEVEAALRAVPGVRDAAAKAAGGRLIGYLVGEADREAVRAELGKTVPEHLVPSALLVLDALPLTTNGKVDRKALPDPDRSQLAEEPAVAPRTGTERRIAEVWGSVLGVAGLGVTDDFFAVGGDSIRTLTVVAGLRSAGFTVSVRDVFETRTIEALAARLESATGDSGTALAWLRTRDTSPPLYCVHPQGGSAHWFLPLADRMGRSVAAFEAPDGIGEQPVELTELAARYLTELQPDGRFALLGWSSGATLAWEMARQLAAARTPASALILIDPIGDPAVSPEVVTSDALTDRLAELCAQPDVEPTGEIRSLLSLAGLSADAGDLDAMRRQVYRARELTRAMYGYRYPAAGTPVRLVITDECAEERHGVLRGLSYADYLGHWRELAGGGLTVHRMAGEHEEVLRPRRAGELAALIQTLMTDGGPR; encoded by the coding sequence GCGCCGCCGGATGGCGGGCAGTGCGGCGGGCAACCGGATGTCGATCGGCCACGCCGACCGCGGTGCGCCCCTGCGCCTGTCGTTCGGGCAGCGTCAGCAGTGGTTCCTCAACCGCCTCGACCCGGGCAGCCCGGAGTACCTCGTGCCGCTGGCGTTGCGGCTGCGCGGCGCGCTGGACACCGGCGCGCTGCGCCGGGTGTGGACCGAACTCGTCGCCAGGCACGAGATCCTGCGCACGCGGTACGAACTCTCCGGTACCGAACCGGTGCAGCTGGTCGACCCGCCCACTGATCCACAGTGGTCGGAGATCGAGGTGTCCGGCGAAGCGGCCGCGCTGGCGCGGGCCGGGCAGGAGGCGCTGCGCCCGTTCGACCTGGCGAACGAGCATCCGCTGCGGCTGACCCTGCTGCGCATCGGCGAGCAGGACCACCTGCTGCTCGCGGTGTTCCACCACATCGCCTCCGACGAGGTCTCGCAGGAGGTGCTGCTGAACGAACTCGGCGCTCTGTACATGGCGTTCTCGGCCGGGTTGCCGTCGCCGCTGCCCCCGCCCGCCGTGCAGTACGCCGATTTCGCCGCGTGGCAACGGGATTTCTTCTCGGAAGACGCCATCGAGCAGCACCTGTGGTACTGGCGGGACCAGCTCGCCGATCTGCCGCGGCTGGAGCTGCCGACCGACCACCCGCGTCCCCCGGTGCGCGGCTGGCGCGGCGCGGGTGTGCCCGTGACCATCCCGGTCCAGATCGCCGACCGGATGCGGGAGCTGGCCAGGGCGGCCGACGCGACGCCGTTCATGGTGCTGCTGACCGCTTTCCAGTGCCTGTTGGCCCGCTACACCGGTCAGGACGACGTCACCGTGGGCACGGTGGTCTCCGGCCGCAGCCACCCCGAGCTGGAGGGCCTGCTCGGTTATGTGATGAACACCCTCGCCCTGCGCATGCGGATCACCGGCGAGCCGTCCTTCGAGGACATGCTGGCCCGCAACCGGGTCACCGTGCTGGAGGCGCTGGACCGGCAGGCCGTGCCGTTCGGCAGGCTGGTCGACGAGCTGCAGCCGGAACGCGACCTGTCGGTCACCCCGCTGTTCCAGGTGGCGTTCACCCTGCACGCGCTGCCCGAGCTGGGCGGTGAGCTGGCCGGGGTGCGCGCGGAGTACGTGGACCTGGAGTGGCAGGTGGCCAAGTTCGACCTGGCGCTGCGGCTGGCCGAGCTGCCGGACGGCTCGATCGGCGGGCAGGTCGAATACGCCACCGACCTGTTCGACGAGGCGACCGCGCGGCGGCTGGCCGGGCACTACTCACGGCTGCTGGAGAGCATCGCGGCCGCGCCCGGTACCGGGGTGCACGAGCTGGACGTGCTGACCGCCGACGAGCGCGCGCTGCTGATCCGCCAGGCCGGGCGCGCCGATCCGGACCCGGTTTCCCGCTGCCTGCACGAGGTTTTCGCCGAGACGGCGGCCAGGCTGCCCGACGCGGTTGCCGTCAGTTGCGACGGCGACGAGCTGACCTACGCCGAACTGGACCGCCGCGCCAACCGGCTCGCGCACCACCTGCGCGCACTCGGCGCGGCCCCGGAAACGCTGGTCGGCGTCTGCCTCGACCGCGGCCACGACCTGGTGCCCACGCTGCTGGGCGTGACCAAGTCGGGGGCGGGTTACCTGCCGCTGGACCCGGCCTACCCGGCCGACCGCCTGCGGTTCATGCTCGACGACGCCGCCGCGCCGCTGGTGGTGACCACCGCCGCGCACCTTGACCTGGTTCGGGAAGTCCATTCAGGACGGATCGTGGTGCTTGACGGGGAGGACGCCGCCGCGCTCGCCGCCGCTCCGGAGACCGAGCCGGAACCGTTGAGCGGTCCGGAAAACCTCGCGTACGTCATCTACACCTCCGGTTCGACGGGCAAGCCGAAGGGCGTCTGCGTCACCCACGCCAACGTGCACGGCCTGCTCACCGCCGCGCAGCTGCACTACGGGTTCGGCGCGGACGACAGCTGGTCGATGTTCCACTCCTACGCCTTCGACGTCTCGGTGTGGGAGATGTGGGGCGCGCTGCTGCACGGCGGGAAGCTGGTGGTGGTCCCGTTCACCGTTTCGCGGTCGCCGGACGAGTTCCTCGACCTGCTGGTGCGCGAGCGGGTCACCGTGCTTTCCCAGACGCCGTCGGCCTTCCGCTCGCTGATCGCCGCCGCCGAGTCGGACGACCCGAGGCTGGCGGACCTCGCGCTGAGCGCGGTGGTGTTCGCGGGGGAGAAGCTGGAGCAGCGCGAACTCGCGCCATGGGTCAAGCGCTTCGGGATGAGCCGCCCGGCGCTGATCAACATGTACGGCATCACCGAGACCTGTGTGCACTCCACCTTCTACGCGCTGACCGAGGACGACCTGGCGCCCGGCGCTGGCAACCCGGTGGGCCACCCGCTCGACGGCGAGCGGATCCACCTGCTCGACCGGCACGGCAACCTGGTGCCCACCGGGATGGCCGGCGAGATGCACGTCGGCGGGCACGGCGTGGCGCGGGGCTATCTCGGGCGGCCGGAACTGACCGCCGAGCGGTTCGTACCGGACCCGTTCGGCGTGCCGGGCGGGCGCATCTACCGCAGTGGTGACCTGGCCCGGCGCCTGCCCGACGGCAGCCTGGAGTTCCTCGGCCGCATCGACCACCAGGTGAAGCTGCGCGGGTTCCGGATCGAACTCGGCGAGATCGCCGCCGCGCTGAGCGAGCACCCGGCCGTGCGTGACGCGGTTGTCGTGCTGCGCGAGGACACCCCTGGCGACAAGCGGCTGGTCGCGTACGTGGTCGGCGAATCCGATCCCGCCGAACTGCGCGCACTGGTGGCGAAGTCGTTGCCGGACTACATGGTCCCGGCCGCGTACGTGGCGCTGGACCGGATTCCGCTGACCACCAACGGAAAACTGGACCGGCGCGCACTGCCCGAACCGGACGGCGCCGCGGTACGGGCGGCGGGCGAGGTGACCCCGCCGCGGACGGTGACCGAAGCACGCATGGCGGCGATCTGGCGCGACGCGCTCGACACCGGCACGCTCGGCGTGCACGACGGGTTCTTCGAGATCGGCGGTGACTCGATCCGCGCGGTGGCACTGGTCGGCGCGCTGCGCACGGCCGGGTTCGACGTCTCGGTGCGTGACATCTTCGAGTACCGGACGGTGGCCCAGCTGGCCGCGTTCTGCGACGAGCGCTCCGCGCCGGCGCCGATCGACACCCCGGTCGAGCCGTTCGAGCTGATCTCCGCCGAGGACCGCGCGCTGGTGCCGGACGGGGTCACCGACGCCTACCCGATGTCCCAGGTGCAGACCGGCATGCTGGTGGAGATGCTGGCCGGGGGATCGGACAACATCTACCACAACATCAGCTCGTTCCAGGTCAAGGACGACCAGCCGTTCAGCTTCGACGCGCTGCGCGAGGCGGCCTCACTGGTGGTCGAGCGCCACGAGATCCTGCGCACTTCACTGCACGCGAGCGAGTTCTCGGTGCCGATGCAGCTGGTCCACGCCGAGGCGCCGATCTCGGTCGGCGTCCGCGATCTGCGCGGGCAGGACGAGCGGGCCCAGCAGACCGCGCTGCGGAAGTTCACCGCGGCCGAGCGGGCCGCCCTGTTCGACCTGGCCAAGCCGCCGCTGATCCGGTTGTTCGCGCACGTGGTGGACAACGGCTGGTGGATCTCCATCACCGAATGCCACGCGGTGCTGGAGGGCTGGAGCTTCCACTCGCTGCTGATGGAGATCCTGACCGCCTACGGCAGGCTGCGCGAGGGCCGCGACCCGGAACTGGCCGCGTTGCCCGAGGTCCGGTACGCCGACTTCATCTCCGCCGAACTCGCGTCGCTGGAGTCGGCGGAGGACCGCGGGTACTGGCGCGAACTCGTGGCGCGCCAGCCGAAGATGGAACTGCCGCAAGCCTGGAAGGACCCGGAGCCGGGGCTGCCTTACCGGATCGACCTGCCGTGCGCGGATCTGGTCGACGGCCTGCGCGGGCTGGCCACCTCGCTCGGCGTGTCCATCAAGAGCGTGTGGCACGCGGCCTACCTCAAGGTGATGAGCATGCTCACCGACCAGGAGGCGTTCAGCACCGGCCTGGTCTGCGACACCCGGCCCGAGCTGCTCGGCGCCGACCGCGTGTTCGGCATGTACCTCAACACCGTGCCGTTCGGCTTCGACCGCTCGGCCTCGACCTGGCGGGAACTGATCCAGTCGACCTTCGCCGGTCAGACCGAACTGTGGCCGCACCGGCGGTTCCCGCTGCCGGAGATGCACCGCGAGGCCGGGGCCGCGGACCGGCTGATCGACACCTTCTTCATCTATCTCGACTTCCACGTGGTCGATCTCGGCCTGGTCGACGGGGACACGGTGATCGACGACAGCCCCAACGAGTTCGGGCTGACCATGGGCGTGATGGGCGACCGGCTGATGGTGCACGCCAGGACCGACGTGCTGCGCCGCGCCGACGGCGACCGGCTCGCCGCGATGTACCGCGCGGTGCTGGAGTCGATGATCGCCGACCCGGACGCCGACGCGCGCCAGGCCTGCCTGCCCGCCGGCGAACGCGAACTGGTGCTGCACACGTGGAACCGCACCGAACGCCCGCTGGACAGCGAAGGCCTGATCGAGCGGGTGCGGAAGGTCGCGCGGCGGCAGCCGGACGCGGTGGCGGTCAGCGACGACCGCGAGACGCTGACCTACGCCCAGCTCATGGGCCGGGCGAGCGCCATTTCCGGTCAGCTGCCCGACGCCGGGCCCGATCTGCTGGTCGCCGTGCTGGCCGATCCCGGCGCGCGGTTCGTCAGCGCGGTGCTGGGCGTGCTGGGCGCGGGAGCGGCCTACATCCCGCTGGACACCGCGGCCCCCGAGGCGCGCACGGCCCGGCTGCTGACCGACAGCCAGGCGAAGTTCGTCCTGGTCACCCCGGAGCACGCCGGGCACGCGGCACGGGCGGCCGACACCGGCGCCCAGATCCTGGTGCTCAGCGACGACGAGCACGAGGAATGGGCGCGGCCGCGCGGGGAGGAGTACGACCTCGCGTACGTGCTCTACACCTCCGGTTCGACCGGGGCGCCCAAGGGCGCGATGGTGCACCGCCGCGGCATGGTCAACCACCTGCTCGCCAAGGTCGAGGACCTGGACCTGACCGGCGCCGACTCTGTGGTGCAGAACGCGCCGCTGACCTTCGACGTGTCGGTGTGGCAGATGCTGGCCGCGTTGCTCACCGGCGGCCGGGTGCGGGTGGTGACGCCGGCGTGCGCCGCCGATCCCGCCGCGTTGTTCGGCACGGTGGAGGACGAGGAGATCTCCGTGCTGGAGGTGGTGCCCTCGCTGCTGCGGGCGGCGCTGGACGACTGGGACTCGGGTGCCGCGGTGCCGGGGCTGGCCTCGCTGCGCTGGCTGGTGGTCACCGGCGAGGCGCTGCCGCCGGAGCTGTGCACCCGGTGGTTCGCCCGGTTCCCGGGCATTCCGATGGTCAACGCCTACGGGCCCACCGAATGCTCGGACGACGTCACGCACGCGGTGATCACCGAGCCGCTTCCCGAAGGCGCCCAGCTGGTGCCGATCGGGCGGGCGATCCGCAACACGCAGCTGTACGTGCTCGACGGCCATCGCCGGCCCACGCCGATCGGGGTGCCGGGTGAGCTGTACGTCGGCGGTGACGGTGTCGGCCACGGATATCTCGCCGACCCGGAGCGCACCGCGCAGGCGTTCGTGCCCGATCCGTTCGTGGGCAAGGGCTTGCTCTACCGGACCGGCGACCGCGTCCGCTACCGCCCCGACGGGCAGCTGGAGTTCATCGGCCGCCGGGACAACCAGGTCAAGATCCGCGGCCAGCGGGTGGAACTCGGTGAGGTCGAGGCCGCGCTGCGGGCGGTGCCCGGGGTGCGGGACGCGGCGGCGAAGGCCGCGGGCGGACGGCTGATCGGCTACCTGGTCGGCGAGGCCGACCGCGAGGCCGTGCGGGCCGAACTCGGCAAGACCGTGCCCGAGCACCTGGTGCCCTCGGCGCTGCTGGTGCTGGACGCGCTTCCGCTGACCACCAACGGGAAGGTGGATCGCAAGGCACTGCCGGACCCGGACCGCTCGCAGCTGGCCGAGGAGCCCGCGGTGGCCCCGCGCACCGGGACCGAACGGCGGATCGCCGAGGTCTGGGGCTCGGTGCTCGGCGTGGCCGGACTCGGCGTCACCGACGACTTCTTCGCCGTGGGCGGGGATTCGATCCGCACGCTGACCGTGGTCGCCGGGCTGCGTTCGGCCGGGTTCACCGTGTCGGTGCGCGACGTGTTCGAAACCCGGACGATCGAGGCGCTGGCCGCGCGGCTGGAGTCCGCGACCGGTGACAGCGGGACCGCGCTGGCCTGGTTGCGCACCAGGGACACCAGCCCGCCGCTGTACTGCGTGCATCCGCAGGGCGGCAGCGCGCACTGGTTCCTGCCGCTGGCCGACCGGATGGGCCGCTCGGTGGCCGCCTTCGAAGCCCCGGACGGGATCGGCGAGCAGCCGGTCGAGCTGACCGAACTGGCCGCGCGGTACCTGACCGAACTCCAGCCGGACGGCCGGTTCGCGCTGCTGGGCTGGTCTTCGGGCGCGACGCTGGCGTGGGAGATGGCGCGGCAGCTGGCCGCGGCGCGCACCCCGGCGTCGGCGCTGATCCTGATCGACCCGATCGGCGATCCGGCCGTCTCCCCGGAGGTGGTCACCAGCGACGCGCTCACCGACCGGCTCGCGGAGTTGTGCGCGCAGCCGGATGTGGAGCCGACCGGTGAGATCCGGTCGCTGTTGAGCCTGGCCGGATTGTCCGCCGACGCCGGTGATCTCGACGCCATGCGCCGCCAGGTGTACCGGGCGCGGGAGCTGACCAGGGCGATGTACGGCTACCGCTACCCGGCGGCCGGTACGCCCGTCCGGCTGGTGATCACCGACGAGTGCGCCGAGGAACGGCACGGCGTGCTCCGCGGCCTGTCGTACGCGGACTACCTGGGCCACTGGCGCGAACTGGCCGGCGGCGGGCTGACCGTGCACCGGATGGCCGGTGAGCACGAGGAGGTCCTGCGGCCACGGCGGGCCGGTGAACTCGCCGCGCTGATCCAGACGCTGATGACCGATGGAGGCCCACGATGA